The DNA window CTGGTGATCAATCCGCCGCGTAACTCGATTTATGCTCAGCGGCGATTCCGGTTAACGATTGGGGCACGTAATGGCAACCAGGTGTCCTATACGGCGACAGCGATCGACGGAAAACCGATCAGCAGTGGCAATAACGCCAACTCGATCACAAACACGATCACGATTCAGGATGCAGAACAAACCAGTCTGGTGATTGCCGCCCTCAGTTTCGGGGCGGGCATTTGTCAGGCGCAGGAAATTCAACTGATCAAAGCGGGCGATCGGGCAACGGCAGAACCGGGCGATACCGTGATCTACCGCCTGTTAATCAGAAATCTGTCCAGCACTACGATTCGCAATTTGATCATCACCGATACCCTACCGCTGGGCTTTCGGTTCCTGCCAAAGTCTGTGCGGGGAGATTTTCACGGCAACGCCGTTTCGATTACGACGGCACAGAACGGTTCTACCATCACTTTCCAGGTCGGCACTCCCCTACCCCAGGGGGCAACAGACCCCAGCGCGGTTATGAATATTGCCTATGCCGCAGTTGTAACACCGGATGCGGTGCGGGGCAATGGCAAAAATAGCGCGATCGTCACTGGACAGCGAACAGACAACGGATTTGGTGTGAAGGATGGTCCCGCTACTTACCAACTCCGACTGCGTTCTGGCATCATCACCGACTGCGGCACCATTATCGGTCGCGTATTTATCGACAAAAATTTTGATGGCGAACAGCAACCCGGAGAACCCGGAGTGCCCAATGCGGTTGTGTTTATGGATGACGGGAACCGCATCACCGCCGACGCCGATGGTTTATTCTCCGTTGCCAATGTGCTGCCCGGATACCGCACTGGAGTGCTTGACCTGAGCAGCATCCCTGGTTACACCCTGGCCCCCAACCTTTATTTCAGCGAACGCAATAGCCAGTCTCGCCTGGTACACCTTGAACCCAGCGGCATGGTGCGGATGAACTTTGCCGTCACTCCTTCAGCGGTCGGAGGAGCTAACCCATGAAATTCCAGAAACGTCACTTAAATTCCTACCTGCTTTGGTTGTCACTGACCACCGAATTGCTGCTCCTGTTCTGGCTCAAAACCCCAGTAAAAGCTGCCACTCCCACCTTAGAAACGCCACCTGCCACAGCCGCCCCTCTCCTCGCAGATGCCGCTCCAACAAACCTATCCCCCCCTTCAACACCTCCAACTTCAGAGAACAATCCAGCCAACCAACCCGCTCCGATCGCCCCCGCTCCGATCGCCCCCGCTCCAACGACTTCTTCTGATCTACCCCTTCAACCTGCTCCGATTTCGCCGCTCCCTTCAGCTTCTCCCACTCTCTCCCCTCCCACTCCCATCCCTCCTGCCCCTCCCACTCCCATTCCTCCCACTCCCCCCACTCCCTCCCCCCCCACTCCCTCCTCCCCCCTCTCCCCCGGTGAAATCCGCGTCCTCCTTCCCGCTCCCCAGGCAATCCTGGATGTTCCTGCTGCCACTGTTGTCCTGCAATATACCCAGGGCAGCCAGGTTGAACTGAAAGTCAACGGTTCCCCTGTGCCCGATAGCCTGGTGGGACGCACGGAGACGGACAAAACCACCGGAATCGTGACCCAAACTTGGTATGGGGTGTCGTTGAAGGAAGGTGAAAATACGTTAACGGCTCAAACCCAAACCAATGGAGTGGCGGGTGCGCTGGCATCGGTGCAGGTGCAGGTGCGGGGTGACGTGCAACAGCTTACGGTGAATACGGTTGAGACGAGGATTCCTGCTGATGGACGATCGACGGCAACGGTACAGGGGCAACTGCTGGATGGCAAGGGAAACCGCTCGAATCGGGATGCGATCGTTACCCTGGTTGCTTCGGAAGGCGAGTTTGTAGGTGCCGATGCCAGTTCAGATCAACCTGGATTTCAGGTGAAGGCAATCGAGGGACAGTTTACTGCTGCGTTGCGCTCCAGCTTGAATGCTAGAACGGTTAATATTCGGGCGGTGGCAGGTAGCCTGGAAGCCTTTACCCAACTGTTATTTGAAACGAATTTGCGGCCCTCGATCGCCACTGGCGTGATCGATATTCGCTTCGGTAAACGGGGCACCAATTTCTATGACAGCTTCCGTGATTTTCTGCCTGACGATCGCAACAATCGCTACGAGTTTGATGTGCGGGGTGCGGTATTTGCCACCGGAAAAATTGGCGAATGGCTATTTACAGGAGCCTATAACAGTAATCGCGCCCTCAACCAGACCTGTGATGGGACGACCCGTTTATTCCGCGATACGCAATCCTGTGATCAGACCTATCCCACCTACGGCGACAATTCCCAATCCACTGTCCTAACACCCTCTACCGATAGCCTGTATCTGCGACTGGAGCGAACTTCTCCCATCCCCGGTGCGGGCATTGATTACGCCATGTGGGGGGATTACAACACGGAGGAGTTTGCGCGGCGATCGCAGGAGTTTACGGCAATTACCCGTCAACTTCATGGGTTAAAGGTCAATCACAACTTTGGCAATCTGCAACTGACGGGATTCTACGGCAACAACGTGCAGGGCTTCCAGCGAGACACGATCGCCCCCGACGGCACCAGTGGTTACTACTTTCTCTCCCGGCGGCTCCTGGTTGAAGGTAGCGAAAATGTATTTCTGGAACTGGAGGATCTGAACCGTCCGGGCACGGTCCTCGATCGCAAATCCCTGAGTCGGGGACCGGATTACGAAATTGACTACGATCGAGGTGCGCTGCTGTTCCGGCAGCCTATCCTGAGAACCGATGTGGGTAGCGATGGGGAAACCCTCGTGCGTCGGATCATCGTCACCTACCAGTACGATACGCCAGGTTCCAACAACAGCATCTATGCGGGACGAGCAGTTTACCACCTATCGCGGGAACAAAACCGGGAAAGCTGGATCGGTGCCACCTACCTGAAAGAGGATCAGGGCACCCGCGATTTTGAACTCTATGGCGCGGATGCTTATATTTCCCTTGGTTCCACTGCCCGCCTGATTGCAGAATATGCCCACTCCCATAATGTTTCTGACACATTGGGTCCGGTTAGCGGATCGGCATACCGGGCAGAACTGGAAGGAAAAATTGCAGAGGGAATTTTGGGGCGTGCCTACTACCGCTCTGCCGAAACGGGATTTGCCAACAATGCCACGGTTAGCTTTGTGCCGGGTCAAACCCGCTACGGTGCCCAGGTCAGCGCCAAGCTCTCTCCGATTACGGCACTTCGTTTCCAGTATGACCATGAGGATAACAAGGGCATTGCCCCCCGTCCGCTGGTAACGCTGGAAGACCTGTTGACGCCTCGATTGGAAGCGGTTCCGGGTTCCCGAGTCGATAACTCTCTGACCACCCTTTCTGCGGGAGTGGTGCAGAAGTTTGGTTCAGCGGAACTGGCAGTGGATTGGTTCCACCGCGATCGCAGCGATCGGATCAACCCTACCTTCAACACCACCTCAGACCAGTTGCGATCTCGCCTCACCGTCCCCCTCACCCCCACGCTGACTTTTCTAGCGCAAAACGAAACAACGCTTTCGGCTCAGACGGATGCGGTGTATAGCGATCGCACCCTGATGGCGCTTAACTGGCAGGCGATGCCCGGTATCAACGTTCAGTTGGCACAGCAATTCTACACCCGGGGACAGTTTGCCGGACAAGCGATTACCAGTCTGGGGGTTGCTGGAGACTACAAACTTGGTGCCGATACCACCCTGAGTGGGCGGCTTTCCCTGCTGAGGGGATCGGAGTTGATGACCATGTACGGCACGGTTGGAATTAACCACCGGATTGTCCTGGCACCTGGTTTGAAGATGGATCTGGCGTATGAGCACGTATTTGGTGATTTTTTAGGCAAAAAGGCAACGGGAACCCAGTTTCTACAACCCTTTGCACCCGGTCAATCGGCTGCCTCGGTTGGTCTGCAATCCGGTGATACCTATAGCGTCGGGATCTCCTACACCGATAACCCGAATTTTCAAGCCAGTGCCCGGTTCGAACACCGCACCTCCTCTGAAGGCAGCAACACAGTGATTTCCGCCGCTGCTACGGGCAAAATTTCCCCCTCACTCACAGCCCTATTTCGTTACCAGCAGGCGAATGCTGCTAACCAGAAACTCTCCGGTTTAGGCGACACTGCCACCTTAAAACTGGGACTGGCATATCGTGACCCCAACAACGACAAATTCAACGCCCTATTGCGCTACGAGTACCGTAAAAATCCCTCCATCATCCCCGACACCATTTTGTTTGGCAGTGGCACTGGCTCGATTGATCACGTCTTTGCAGCAGAAGCCATCTACGCCCCCAACTGGCGCTGGGAGTTTTATGGCAAGTTTGCGATCCGGAGCAGCACTTCCTACCTGGCAAGCGATTTTGTGAACACGGGGCTGGTCACCCTTGCCCAAGCCCGCGCTACCTATCGCCTTGGTTTCAAGTGGGATGTGGTCGCTGAAGCTCGCTGGATTAACCAGCCCGGAGTGGGCTACAGCGAAACTGGTTTCGTTGCCGAGGTGGGCTATTACCTGACCCCCAATCTGCGCCTTTCCGCAGGCTATATG is part of the Kovacikia minuta CCNUW1 genome and encodes:
- a CDS encoding DUF11 domain-containing protein, producing MSQIFPRSKCLARMTAAFVAMGVLSAATAQAQTPAPAAASGAAPSIRLQNTASYKYDAISFPLCDPQAGNNQNCGSTQSVQILNVTNQIGGTLTQQLVDPLGRIVGCAGEVLEDYTGFSIALYEADAVDPTGVSLGRLISLTPTEVPNQTGNGIPEGRSPNTENSNPFSLTNGDRGVYNFMLDVRKGQLDQGRTYILVINPPRNSIYAQRRFRLTIGARNGNQVSYTATAIDGKPISSGNNANSITNTITIQDAEQTSLVIAALSFGAGICQAQEIQLIKAGDRATAEPGDTVIYRLLIRNLSSTTIRNLIITDTLPLGFRFLPKSVRGDFHGNAVSITTAQNGSTITFQVGTPLPQGATDPSAVMNIAYAAVVTPDAVRGNGKNSAIVTGQRTDNGFGVKDGPATYQLRLRSGIITDCGTIIGRVFIDKNFDGEQQPGEPGVPNAVVFMDDGNRITADADGLFSVANVLPGYRTGVLDLSSIPGYTLAPNLYFSERNSQSRLVHLEPSGMVRMNFAVTPSAVGGANP
- a CDS encoding TonB-dependent receptor, producing MKFQKRHLNSYLLWLSLTTELLLLFWLKTPVKAATPTLETPPATAAPLLADAAPTNLSPPSTPPTSENNPANQPAPIAPAPIAPAPTTSSDLPLQPAPISPLPSASPTLSPPTPIPPAPPTPIPPTPPTPSPPTPSSPLSPGEIRVLLPAPQAILDVPAATVVLQYTQGSQVELKVNGSPVPDSLVGRTETDKTTGIVTQTWYGVSLKEGENTLTAQTQTNGVAGALASVQVQVRGDVQQLTVNTVETRIPADGRSTATVQGQLLDGKGNRSNRDAIVTLVASEGEFVGADASSDQPGFQVKAIEGQFTAALRSSLNARTVNIRAVAGSLEAFTQLLFETNLRPSIATGVIDIRFGKRGTNFYDSFRDFLPDDRNNRYEFDVRGAVFATGKIGEWLFTGAYNSNRALNQTCDGTTRLFRDTQSCDQTYPTYGDNSQSTVLTPSTDSLYLRLERTSPIPGAGIDYAMWGDYNTEEFARRSQEFTAITRQLHGLKVNHNFGNLQLTGFYGNNVQGFQRDTIAPDGTSGYYFLSRRLLVEGSENVFLELEDLNRPGTVLDRKSLSRGPDYEIDYDRGALLFRQPILRTDVGSDGETLVRRIIVTYQYDTPGSNNSIYAGRAVYHLSREQNRESWIGATYLKEDQGTRDFELYGADAYISLGSTARLIAEYAHSHNVSDTLGPVSGSAYRAELEGKIAEGILGRAYYRSAETGFANNATVSFVPGQTRYGAQVSAKLSPITALRFQYDHEDNKGIAPRPLVTLEDLLTPRLEAVPGSRVDNSLTTLSAGVVQKFGSAELAVDWFHRDRSDRINPTFNTTSDQLRSRLTVPLTPTLTFLAQNETTLSAQTDAVYSDRTLMALNWQAMPGINVQLAQQFYTRGQFAGQAITSLGVAGDYKLGADTTLSGRLSLLRGSELMTMYGTVGINHRIVLAPGLKMDLAYEHVFGDFLGKKATGTQFLQPFAPGQSAASVGLQSGDTYSVGISYTDNPNFQASARFEHRTSSEGSNTVISAAATGKISPSLTALFRYQQANAANQKLSGLGDTATLKLGLAYRDPNNDKFNALLRYEYRKNPSIIPDTILFGSGTGSIDHVFAAEAIYAPNWRWEFYGKFAIRSSTSYLASDFVNTGLVTLAQARATYRLGFKWDVVAEARWINQPGVGYSETGFVAEVGYYLTPNLRLSAGYMFGRVGDRDFDGGSRSSGGPYVGVTIKLNELFNGFGQQRIPPPQNPPSQPVATASQEPIQSSEFKIQSSQPSSPETQIATTPEIPIQNSDPSPPSPSPSSPLLPSPPPSLPTPEIPFPGTIPSSASFLNQ